The Desulfonatronum sp. SC1 genome has a segment encoding these proteins:
- a CDS encoding SBBP repeat-containing protein, translating to MKIFWLGIILLAGLFIYGPVHASQPSPDDRQSTSEASGLNTEGTLDLLQFTSGGHVIGFGNDSVYVAGLDRVLRVEFVGGRPVQPVAEGEGTTSHGAPPLGTVTYANVWDGVDVAYRAAEGGILESFYYVDYTETGPAVDGIRLRYNRPVSLDERGNLVTAFENGHMAESAPVAWQEVDGEKRFVDASFVLLGEQAVGFALGDHLPGIQVVIDPVLTWNTFLGGAHQDYGLGIALDAGGNVYIVGHGESTWGRPVRPHQGAVSAFVAKLGSSGALQWNTFLGGTGRDYGAGIAVDNSGNVYVTGESLSAWGSPVRPFVGESSAFVAKLNSSGILQWNTFLGGLGVDRGGGITLSGSGYIYIVGSSSATWGAPARDFSGDYDAFVAKLRDDGVLEWNTFLGSDHRDFGYAIAYYGSGTAAVYVAGSSNATWGFPARSHSGGYDAFLARINPLNGALWGNTFLGGSSQDHGYGIALDGLGDVYLTGISLSSWGSPVRGYSSSHDVFVAKVSGNNGMLMWHTFLGGGDYDSGYGIAVRNNNVFITGYSSSSWGRPIRPLAGVVDAFVARIAGNSGALQWHTFLGGSGFDEGRGIAADGKGNVYLTGFSDASWGSPVRGYTATGYDAFAAKLLIRTLTVTANRTTAVPITSSPSGYGGTTDYIKGVANGTTITLTAPATKGAARFDSWSGCDATNQSARTCTVTMNADKPVTANYKGGQPGVLLLLLLDE from the coding sequence ATGAAGATATTCTGGCTCGGCATCATTCTCCTGGCTGGCCTTTTCATTTACGGGCCTGTCCATGCCTCACAACCCAGTCCGGACGACCGTCAATCAACAAGTGAAGCTTCTGGCCTGAATACGGAGGGTACCCTGGACCTTCTCCAGTTCACCTCCGGCGGCCATGTTATCGGGTTCGGTAATGATTCGGTGTACGTTGCCGGGCTGGACCGGGTGCTGAGGGTGGAGTTCGTTGGAGGCCGGCCGGTTCAGCCCGTGGCTGAGGGCGAAGGGACGACTTCACACGGAGCGCCCCCCCTGGGCACGGTGACCTATGCCAACGTATGGGACGGCGTGGACGTGGCCTACAGGGCAGCCGAGGGCGGCATCCTGGAGAGCTTCTACTATGTTGACTACACGGAAACCGGCCCGGCCGTGGACGGCATCCGGCTGCGCTACAACCGCCCGGTCAGCCTGGACGAGCGGGGCAACCTGGTCACGGCCTTTGAGAACGGGCACATGGCCGAATCCGCGCCAGTGGCCTGGCAGGAGGTGGACGGGGAAAAACGCTTTGTGGACGCGTCTTTTGTGCTTCTCGGCGAGCAGGCGGTCGGGTTCGCCTTGGGCGATCATCTGCCCGGCATTCAGGTGGTCATCGATCCGGTGCTGACCTGGAACACCTTTCTGGGGGGAGCACACCAGGACTATGGGCTCGGCATAGCCCTGGACGCCGGCGGCAATGTCTATATCGTCGGACATGGCGAGAGTACCTGGGGCCGCCCGGTCAGACCACATCAAGGGGCGGTATCTGCTTTTGTGGCCAAACTCGGCAGCAGCGGAGCTTTGCAGTGGAATACTTTTCTTGGAGGTACAGGCAGGGACTATGGAGCCGGTATCGCCGTGGACAACAGCGGCAACGTCTACGTGACCGGGGAAAGTCTTTCAGCCTGGGGCTCACCGGTCAGGCCATTTGTCGGAGAGTCTTCTGCTTTTGTGGCCAAACTCAACAGCAGCGGCATTCTGCAATGGAACACCTTTCTCGGTGGACTTGGCGTTGACAGGGGTGGTGGTATCACGCTGTCCGGCAGCGGTTATATTTATATCGTCGGCAGCAGCAGCGCCACTTGGGGTGCTCCGGCGCGGGATTTTTCCGGAGATTATGACGCCTTTGTCGCCAAGCTACGGGATGACGGCGTCCTGGAATGGAACACCTTTCTCGGGTCTGATCACCGAGACTTTGGATATGCCATAGCCTATTACGGCAGCGGCACGGCCGCCGTCTATGTCGCCGGAAGCAGTAACGCCACCTGGGGGTTCCCGGCCCGCTCACATTCAGGAGGCTATGATGCCTTTCTGGCCAGAATCAATCCTCTCAACGGCGCTCTCTGGGGCAACACCTTTTTGGGCGGTAGCAGCCAGGACCATGGGTACGGTATTGCCCTCGATGGCCTTGGCGACGTCTATCTGACAGGGATCAGTCTGTCGTCCTGGGGCAGCCCGGTGCGGGGCTATTCCAGCTCCCATGATGTATTTGTCGCCAAAGTCAGCGGGAATAACGGCATGCTGATGTGGCACACTTTTCTCGGCGGCGGTGATTACGACTCCGGATATGGCATTGCCGTGAGGAATAACAACGTTTTTATCACGGGTTATAGCTCATCATCCTGGGGGCGGCCGATACGGCCGCTTGCCGGAGTTGTAGACGCCTTTGTCGCCAGGATCGCGGGCAACAGCGGCGCGCTGCAGTGGCATACCTTTCTGGGTGGCAGCGGCTTTGATGAGGGAAGAGGTATCGCCGCAGACGGCAAAGGCAACGTCTATCTAACCGGATTCAGCGATGCCTCCTGGGGCAGCCCGGTGCGCGGCTATACGGCAACGGGCTACGATGCCTTTGCGGCCAAGCTGCTCATCCGTACGCTCACGGTAACCGCCAATCGCACGACAGCTGTGCCGATTACCTCCAGCCCGTCGGGCTACGGCGGCACGACCGACTACATCAAGGGGGTGGCCAACGGCACGACAATCACCCTGACCGCACCCGCGACCAAGGGCGCCGCGCGTTTCGACAGCTGGTCCGGCTGCGACGCCACGAACCAGTCGGCCAGGACCTGCACCGTGACCATGAACGCCGACAAGCCAGTGACGGCCAATTACAAAGGCGGCCAACCCGGGGTGCTGTTGTTGCTGTTGCTTGACGAGTAG
- a CDS encoding SBBP repeat-containing protein, which translates to MPRHTFSLTVRNVILVLVAVAAATCLTVPAMSKTSAGTIRGDGAYGKMPILFIPNQGQMDEQVAFSIQGRDKSIFFTSQGVTFALSVPVQDGASRKESFLRDIEPDAATVGGPVKRWVVKLDFVDARQDVLPETLEASETVISYFRGKPEEWHTGIQASSKIIYRDLWPGIDLIYYGTVNRLKYDFIVHPGADPGRIKLAYRGVDSLEVTDEGRLMVTTPAGAFYDDIPVAWQDLEEGRQDVAVAYAMEQPPHVQVAALGPVAGDAGSALGLAGTAQTHGYGFTVGAYDTTKPLVLDPEMVIYSGFIGGSADEAGFGIAVDSVGRAYVTGRTNSGPGSFPVRNGPYLDYNLNVDAFVARVRANGTGLEYCGYIGGSGIDVGIGIAVDGAGNAYVTGSTQSNDFPTAGNWPYTTYSGQGDAFIAKVKADGTGLIYSGYIGGGVSDYGRAVAVNVFRQAYVTGVTYSSNFPTKNGPNLTHSGGADAFVLKINHEGSDLVYSGFIGGTGDDHGYGIAHDVDRAYVVGRTSSSHTTFPVVAGPGLTYKGNMDAFVARVAPNGQSLEYCGYLGGSQWDFGEAIAVDLVTGAAYVTGGTQSSENQGFPVKVGPNLTHKGITDAFVAKINADASLAYAGYIGGASDDRGFGIAVDGSGHAYVAGSTASTEASFPVLHGPYLHHSGNYDAFVAKVRSDGRGLIYSGYIGGSSLDEGKAIAVDSEGSAYVTGETFSDELSFPTKTGPVLVANAGFTVDNKSDAFVTKIATGNLQVNIAPPAARTAGAGWRRAGTPDNWRAHGTAENGLAAGDYVVEFSTIPGWNIKSNETCQVQTGLTTTCTVTYVQNTSLYQILVSVAGQGGTVSGGGTYAHNALVTLTATPSQGLAFGHWAENSQKVDGASATYSFYATANRSLQAHFRKNSQAGVLLLLLDE; encoded by the coding sequence ATGCCGCGGCATACATTCTCATTAACCGTCAGGAACGTGATCCTCGTCTTGGTTGCCGTGGCGGCCGCGACGTGCCTGACAGTGCCGGCCATGTCCAAGACATCGGCCGGAACGATCCGGGGCGATGGCGCATACGGGAAAATGCCCATCCTGTTCATCCCCAACCAGGGGCAGATGGATGAGCAGGTCGCCTTCTCCATCCAGGGCAGGGACAAGTCGATATTCTTCACCTCCCAGGGGGTGACCTTTGCCCTCTCGGTCCCGGTCCAGGATGGAGCAAGCAGGAAAGAGTCCTTTTTGCGCGACATCGAGCCCGACGCGGCCACGGTGGGTGGCCCAGTGAAGCGCTGGGTGGTCAAGCTGGACTTTGTCGACGCCCGCCAGGATGTCCTGCCCGAGACGCTGGAAGCCTCGGAAACCGTGATCTCCTACTTCAGGGGCAAACCAGAAGAGTGGCACACCGGTATCCAGGCCAGTTCCAAGATCATCTACCGCGACCTCTGGCCCGGGATTGATCTGATCTACTACGGCACGGTGAACCGCTTGAAATATGACTTTATCGTCCACCCGGGAGCCGATCCGGGGCGGATCAAGCTGGCCTACCGCGGCGTGGACTCCCTGGAAGTGACCGACGAAGGCCGCCTCATGGTTACCACGCCTGCCGGAGCGTTTTACGATGATATCCCGGTGGCCTGGCAGGACCTGGAGGAAGGACGGCAGGATGTTGCCGTGGCCTATGCCATGGAGCAGCCGCCCCATGTCCAGGTTGCCGCCCTTGGCCCAGTGGCGGGGGATGCAGGCTCAGCCCTTGGCCTGGCCGGCACGGCCCAAACCCATGGCTACGGCTTCACGGTCGGTGCCTACGACACCACCAAGCCCCTGGTGCTGGACCCGGAAATGGTAATCTACAGCGGCTTCATCGGCGGATCAGCAGATGAAGCAGGTTTTGGAATTGCCGTGGACTCAGTTGGGCGGGCCTATGTCACGGGACGTACAAATTCCGGTCCAGGGTCTTTCCCCGTTCGGAATGGGCCATACCTTGATTACAATTTAAACGTCGACGCCTTTGTGGCCCGGGTCAGGGCGAATGGAACCGGCCTGGAATACTGCGGCTATATCGGGGGGTCGGGGATCGATGTCGGCATAGGCATCGCCGTGGACGGTGCCGGCAACGCCTATGTCACCGGCAGTACCCAATCAAACGACTTCCCTACTGCCGGTAACTGGCCGTACACGACCTACAGCGGCCAGGGAGACGCCTTCATCGCCAAGGTCAAGGCGGACGGGACGGGTTTGATCTACTCCGGCTACATCGGGGGAGGGGTCAGCGATTACGGAAGAGCGGTGGCCGTGAATGTTTTCCGCCAAGCATATGTCACGGGAGTCACCTACTCCTCCAATTTTCCGACAAAAAATGGGCCGAATTTGACCCATAGCGGCGGTGCGGACGCGTTCGTACTCAAGATCAATCACGAAGGGTCCGACCTTGTCTACAGCGGCTTTATCGGCGGCACAGGCGATGATCATGGGTATGGCATCGCCCACGATGTTGATCGAGCCTATGTTGTCGGCCGTACGAGTTCCTCGCACACGACCTTTCCGGTCGTTGCCGGGCCGGGGTTGACCTACAAGGGAAATATGGATGCCTTTGTGGCCAGGGTGGCACCCAACGGTCAGAGTCTCGAATACTGCGGTTATCTCGGCGGATCGCAATGGGATTTTGGGGAGGCGATCGCCGTGGACCTCGTCACCGGTGCGGCCTATGTCACGGGAGGCACGCAATCCAGCGAGAACCAGGGCTTTCCGGTCAAGGTGGGTCCGAATCTGACTCACAAAGGCATAACGGATGCCTTTGTGGCCAAGATCAACGCCGACGCGAGCCTGGCCTATGCCGGCTATATCGGGGGTGCATCGGATGACCGGGGCTTTGGCATTGCCGTGGACGGTTCCGGACACGCCTACGTCGCGGGCAGTACAGCTTCCACCGAGGCCTCGTTTCCGGTTCTGCACGGGCCGTATCTCCACCACAGCGGTAACTATGACGCCTTTGTGGCCAAGGTCCGGTCCGATGGCCGGGGCCTGATCTACAGCGGGTATATCGGGGGCAGCAGTTTGGATGAAGGCAAGGCCATCGCCGTGGACAGCGAGGGCAGCGCCTATGTCACCGGCGAGACCTTTTCCGATGAATTGAGTTTCCCGACGAAGACAGGTCCGGTTCTGGTGGCCAATGCGGGATTCACTGTTGATAATAAAAGCGATGCCTTTGTGACCAAGATCGCCACGGGCAACCTGCAGGTGAACATCGCCCCTCCGGCGGCCCGTACGGCCGGGGCCGGCTGGCGCCGCGCCGGCACCCCGGACAACTGGCGGGCCCACGGGACAGCGGAAAACGGCTTGGCCGCGGGAGATTACGTAGTGGAATTTTCTACCATTCCCGGATGGAACATCAAGAGCAATGAAACCTGTCAGGTCCAGACCGGGCTGACCACAACCTGCACCGTGACCTATGTCCAGAATACCAGCCTCTACCAGATTCTCGTGTCCGTTGCGGGCCAGGGGGGCACGGTCAGCGGTGGGGGGACCTATGCCCACAATGCCCTGGTCACGCTGACGGCCACCCCGTCCCAGGGCTTAGCCTTCGGCCATTGGGCTGAAAACAGCCAAAAGGTCGATGGGGCATCGGCTACATACAGCTTTTACGCGACAGCCAACCGATCCTTGCAGGCCCATTTTCGGAAAAACTCGCAAGCCGGAGTCTTGCTGCTGTTGCTGGATGAATGA
- a CDS encoding delta-60 repeat domain-containing protein, with product MMKARLIAGFLFVLIVQIHLGIAPVCAQSALDGFHPNADGTVRALAVQSDGKILVGGDFTTIAGTGRNRIARLHADGSLDTAFNPGTGATATVQSIAVQSDGKVLVGGDFTSYNGTSRNRIARLNTDGSLDPSFNPGSGVEPPDSAVYALAIQSDGKVVIGGLFTTVGGITRNNIARLNIDGSLDPTFNPGTGTDALIWDLTVQSDGKVLVGGNFTTYNGTSRNRIVRLHADGSLDPTFNPGSGVEGTSVYSLGLQADGKVLIGGTFSAYNGTPRQSIARLTSSGSLDTSFTAGSSGTVYELKIQPDGATLVGGIFTQLVGQDRSNMGRLLPDGSIDPDFDPGVGVVGDFVWALETQPDGQILVGGLFTTLGGQARGNIGRLYPDGTLDADCNPNADNQVSALAVQPDGKILMGGLFTTVGGTGRNRIARLYPDGTLDAAFDIGSGFDGLVRSLAVQPDGKILAAGAFTEYNGTGRKYMARLHADGSLDTSFASTGSGLNNAVSSLALQPDGKVLVGGDFTSYNGTDRKYMARLHADGSLDTTFASTGTGLDDIVSSLALQPDGKVLVGGDFTSYNDTGRKYMARLHADGSLDTAFVPATISGNRVYALALLPDGTVCMAGDFFEVGSVSRDKIARLGAGGVLDQTFFPGTGANNLIYTLVLDADGKVLIGGDFSTYNGTDRSRIARVNGDGSLDTTFIPQGTTNGSIRALALQVDGKVLAGGWFTSLAGQNRNRIGRLSVAGAVLQSLDASGDGASMTWTRSGAGPEFFRVTFEQSLDGTSYNLLGSGTRVAGGWQLSGLSLPKAQNFWIRARGYHASGEYTASQSMAESVGNFFLAGSLRVNIEPQGARQAGAGWRRVGTSDNWRGSGTTEYGLPVGQHGVTFKRVAGWNTKADENVTILSGQSTTLSVTYTSNTTQYQVSLAAGDNNGSVAGGGTFVHNTWVTVRAIPKKGYAFSHWTLNGQKISGAGATYSFYATSNCSLVAHFRDSIPLPGLLMLLLDE from the coding sequence ATGATGAAAGCACGACTTATCGCTGGTTTCCTGTTTGTTTTGATCGTTCAGATACATCTGGGGATCGCCCCAGTTTGTGCCCAGTCAGCCCTGGACGGCTTCCATCCCAATGCCGACGGGACAGTCCGGGCCCTGGCCGTCCAGTCTGACGGCAAGATCCTGGTGGGCGGCGATTTTACCACCATAGCCGGCACGGGCCGCAATCGCATCGCCCGGCTGCATGCCGACGGCAGTCTGGACACCGCCTTTAATCCGGGGACAGGGGCCACGGCCACGGTCCAGTCCATTGCCGTGCAGTCCGACGGCAAGGTTCTTGTCGGCGGGGATTTCACTTCGTACAACGGCACGTCTCGCAACCGCATCGCCCGGCTCAATACCGACGGCAGTCTGGACCCCAGCTTCAATCCCGGCAGCGGGGTAGAGCCTCCCGACTCAGCTGTCTATGCTTTGGCCATACAGTCCGACGGCAAGGTCGTCATCGGAGGCCTGTTCACAACAGTCGGCGGCATCACGCGCAACAACATCGCCCGACTCAATATTGACGGCAGCCTGGACCCCACCTTCAACCCCGGGACAGGCACGGATGCCTTGATCTGGGATCTCACCGTGCAGTCCGACGGCAAGGTCCTTGTCGGCGGCAATTTCACCACCTACAACGGCACCTCCCGCAACCGTATCGTCCGGCTCCATGCCGACGGCAGCCTGGACCCCACCTTCAACCCCGGCAGCGGAGTGGAGGGCACTTCCGTCTACTCCCTGGGCCTGCAGGCCGATGGCAAGGTGCTCATCGGCGGTACCTTCAGTGCCTACAACGGCACCCCCCGCCAGTCCATCGCCCGGCTCACCAGCAGCGGCAGCCTGGACACCTCGTTTACCGCGGGATCTAGCGGCACCGTTTACGAATTGAAGATTCAGCCGGACGGGGCAACTCTCGTCGGAGGGATTTTTACCCAGTTGGTCGGGCAAGACCGGAGCAATATGGGCCGCCTCCTGCCTGATGGCAGCATTGACCCGGACTTTGATCCTGGCGTTGGCGTGGTTGGGGATTTTGTCTGGGCTCTGGAAACCCAGCCCGACGGCCAGATCCTGGTGGGCGGCTTGTTCACGACTCTGGGCGGGCAGGCGCGCGGCAACATCGGACGGCTCTATCCGGACGGCACCCTCGATGCCGACTGTAACCCCAATGCCGACAACCAGGTTTCCGCCCTGGCCGTGCAGCCCGACGGCAAGATACTGATGGGCGGCTTGTTCACGACCGTGGGCGGCACGGGCCGCAACCGTATCGCCCGGCTCTATCCGGACGGCACCCTGGATGCTGCTTTTGATATCGGATCGGGATTTGATGGCCTGGTTCGATCTCTTGCCGTCCAGCCCGACGGGAAAATTCTGGCTGCCGGGGCGTTCACCGAGTATAACGGCACGGGCCGCAAATACATGGCCCGCCTCCATGCCGACGGCAGCCTGGACACCTCCTTTGCTTCCACCGGGTCCGGACTGAACAATGCAGTTTCCAGTCTGGCCCTGCAGCCTGACGGCAAGGTTCTGGTCGGCGGGGATTTCACTTCGTACAACGGTACGGACCGCAAATACATGGCCCGCCTTCATGCCGACGGCAGCCTGGACACCACCTTTGCTTCCACAGGGACCGGGCTTGATGACATTGTCTCCAGTCTGGCCCTGCAGCCTGACGGCAAGGTTCTGGTCGGCGGGGATTTCACTTCGTACAACGACACGGGCCGCAAATACATGGCCCGCCTCCATGCCGACGGCAGCCTGGACACCGCCTTTGTCCCAGCAACCATTTCGGGCAATCGGGTCTATGCCCTGGCCCTGCTTCCCGACGGCACAGTATGCATGGCCGGGGATTTTTTTGAGGTGGGAAGCGTCTCGCGCGACAAAATCGCCCGATTGGGTGCCGGCGGCGTATTGGACCAAACCTTTTTCCCAGGCACCGGAGCGAACAATCTCATCTATACCCTGGTCCTGGACGCGGACGGCAAGGTGCTCATCGGTGGAGATTTTTCCACGTACAACGGGACCGATCGCAGCCGCATCGCCCGGGTCAACGGAGACGGCAGCCTGGACACCACGTTTATTCCCCAGGGGACAACGAACGGTTCGATCCGGGCCCTGGCCCTGCAGGTTGACGGCAAGGTTCTGGCCGGTGGGTGGTTCACGTCATTGGCAGGACAGAATCGCAATCGTATCGGCCGCCTGAGCGTTGCCGGAGCAGTCCTCCAGTCCTTGGACGCATCCGGGGACGGGGCGTCAATGACCTGGACCCGCAGTGGGGCCGGACCGGAGTTTTTTCGGGTCACTTTTGAGCAGTCCCTGGATGGGACCAGCTACAACTTGCTCGGGTCGGGGACACGCGTGGCCGGCGGCTGGCAATTGAGCGGGTTGAGTCTACCCAAGGCCCAAAATTTCTGGATTCGAGCCAGGGGATATCATGCCTCGGGTGAATACACGGCCTCACAATCCATGGCCGAATCGGTCGGCAATTTCTTTCTGGCGGGCAGTCTGCGGGTGAATATCGAGCCCCAAGGCGCTCGTCAGGCCGGGGCCGGGTGGCGCCGGGTGGGCACTTCGGACAACTGGCGCGGCAGCGGGACCACGGAATATGGCCTGCCGGTTGGACAGCATGGGGTCACCTTCAAACGTGTGGCCGGATGGAACACCAAGGCCGATGAGAACGTGACGATTCTGTCCGGGCAAAGCACGACCCTTTCCGTGACCTATACCTCAAACACCACCCAGTATCAGGTTTCCCTGGCCGCGGGCGACAACAACGGGTCGGTTGCCGGCGGGGGGACCTTTGTCCACAACACCTGGGTCACGGTCAGGGCCATCCCCAAGAAGGGCTATGCCTTCAGCCACTGGACCCTGAACGGGCAGAAGATTTCCGGGGCCGGGGCTACCTACAGTTTCTATGCCACGTCCAACTGTTCCCTGGTGGCCCATTTCCGGGATAGTATCCCTCTGCCTGGCTTGCTGATGCTGTTATTGGACGAGTGA
- a CDS encoding right-handed parallel beta-helix repeat-containing protein, translating into MPRAFMLIISMLLYFPVQVFADFYVIPGGGPPAGTEIRSTPYIISSPGMYFLKKNLSCPAGTHCITIAADDVTLDLMGFSLSGSGGTGNFDGIHIVQRKNVEVRNGTILNFQRNGVMESGATFLEGRHRMINLRLYGNGVNGISLASELNTIIGCTATHNASTGIYSGAGSVFRDNVCSYNKFGLMAAHYASVIGNSCTRNSLIGIFCGPQCLIVDNVAILNGSRNIYTQASVLERNLAP; encoded by the coding sequence ATGCCACGCGCATTCATGCTGATTATTTCCATGTTGCTTTATTTCCCGGTGCAAGTCTTCGCGGACTTCTATGTCATCCCCGGCGGCGGACCGCCCGCGGGCACGGAAATCAGATCCACGCCGTACATCATCTCCTCGCCCGGCATGTACTTCCTCAAGAAGAACCTGTCCTGTCCGGCGGGAACCCACTGCATCACCATCGCCGCGGACGACGTGACTTTGGACCTGATGGGTTTCAGCCTGAGCGGATCGGGCGGGACCGGCAATTTTGACGGCATTCACATCGTGCAGCGCAAAAACGTGGAGGTGCGCAACGGTACAATCCTCAATTTTCAAAGAAACGGCGTGATGGAGTCGGGCGCTACGTTTCTGGAAGGCAGGCACAGGATGATCAACCTGCGCCTGTACGGCAACGGCGTCAATGGGATCTCTCTTGCCAGCGAATTAAATACGATAATCGGGTGTACAGCAACACACAACGCATCCACCGGTATCTATTCCGGCGCCGGCAGCGTGTTCAGGGACAATGTCTGTTCGTATAACAAGTTCGGTCTGATGGCCGCCCACTACGCGTCGGTCATCGGGAACTCTTGCACGCGGAATTCTCTCATCGGGATATTTTGCGGCCCGCAATGCCTGATCGTGGACAATGTCGCCATCTTGAATGGCAGTAGGAATATTTATACCCAGGCCAGCGTCCTGGAACGTAATCTGGCGCCGTAG
- a CDS encoding right-handed parallel beta-helix repeat-containing protein has protein sequence MTARMLKTALLCLGLILANSQAVAAVVVSSVEQLRTAVNNANVGGDKTILVADGTYTLSSLLHITGDNITIRSQSGNRNAVIIRGQGMDGGVSHVFLVRGSYFTVRDMTIGWVYYHAVQVHGELGASHVTISNLRIVDTKEQMVKVSTNPSSPHASTNGLVENSLFEYSAGIGPQWYIGGIDAHRSHNWVVRNNIFKNIASPSGSIAEHAVHFWSGSRDTLVEGNLIIDCDRGIGFGLGSSTHVRGVIRNNMIYHSTRNPAFADVGIDLQSSTDARVYNNTIFFDHGYPNAIEYRFATTTGAFIANNLTNKAIVSRNGGTATVTHNVTTAQAAWFVAPDSGDLHLATAVPGVVDAGTSAIPGLPSPFLDYDGQQRPMGRGIDIGADEYEQGTTRFNPAIPALLLDD, from the coding sequence ATGACTGCTCGGATGCTGAAGACGGCACTCCTTTGCCTGGGCCTGATTCTTGCGAATTCCCAGGCCGTGGCCGCGGTGGTGGTCAGCTCCGTGGAACAACTGCGGACGGCCGTAAACAATGCCAATGTCGGCGGGGACAAGACCATCCTCGTGGCCGACGGGACCTATACCCTCTCCAGTTTGCTCCATATCACCGGCGACAATATCACCATCCGTAGCCAGTCCGGCAACCGGAATGCGGTCATCATCCGGGGTCAGGGCATGGATGGCGGTGTCTCCCATGTCTTTCTGGTCCGGGGGTCCTATTTCACGGTCCGGGACATGACCATTGGCTGGGTCTATTACCACGCTGTCCAGGTCCACGGGGAACTCGGGGCCAGCCATGTGACCATTTCCAATCTGCGCATCGTGGACACCAAGGAACAGATGGTCAAGGTGTCCACCAACCCCTCGAGCCCCCATGCCTCCACCAACGGCCTGGTGGAAAACAGCCTTTTTGAATACTCGGCCGGAATCGGGCCCCAATGGTACATCGGCGGAATCGATGCCCACAGATCCCACAACTGGGTTGTCCGCAACAACATTTTCAAGAACATCGCCAGTCCTTCCGGCTCCATCGCCGAACATGCCGTCCATTTCTGGTCCGGCTCCCGGGACACCCTGGTCGAGGGCAACCTGATCATCGACTGCGACCGGGGGATTGGTTTCGGCCTGGGATCGTCGACCCATGTCCGGGGAGTCATCCGCAACAACATGATCTACCACAGCACCAGGAACCCGGCCTTTGCCGACGTGGGCATCGATCTCCAGTCCAGCACCGACGCCCGGGTCTACAACAACACCATTTTTTTTGACCACGGCTACCCCAATGCCATAGAGTATCGCTTCGCGACCACCACCGGGGCCTTCATCGCCAACAACCTGACCAACAAGGCTATCGTCTCGAGAAACGGAGGAACGGCCACTGTGACCCACAATGTGACCACGGCCCAGGCCGCCTGGTTCGTCGCTCCGGACAGCGGGGACCTGCATCTGGCTACGGCCGTGCCGGGCGTGGTCGATGCCGGCACCTCGGCCATTCCGGGCTTGCCGTCGCCCTTTCTGGATTATGACGGCCAGCAAAGGCCCATGGGCCGAGGAATCGACATCGGGGCGGACGAGTACGAACAGGGCACCACACGTTTCAACCCAGCCATCCCGGCCTTGCTCCTGGATGATTAA